One window of Dermacentor albipictus isolate Rhodes 1998 colony chromosome 9, USDA_Dalb.pri_finalv2, whole genome shotgun sequence genomic DNA carries:
- the LOC135908939 gene encoding uncharacterized protein, with product MAASSSSGNGGVAAAVPSPSESETPGARAAAIQRKLYNAYRQIVFLDRNIRDLKRLYKRAEGNSHSCAFRYHIRMKASIANGVKMMYVHYAKIKLAELERITRQRNAPNSLRRR from the coding sequence ATGGCAGCGTCCAGCAGCAGCGGGAACGGTGGTGTCGCCGCTGCGGTCCCGTCGCCCAGCGAAAGTGAAACGCCGGGAGCTCGTGCTGCGGCCATCCAGCGGAAGCTGTACAACGCTTATCGGCAGATTGTGTTCCTCGACCGCAACATCCGCGACCTGAAGCGCCTCTACAAGCGTGCCGAGGGAAACAGTCACAGCTGCGCTTTTCGCTACCACATCCGCATGAAGGCGTCCATCGCGAATGGCGTAAAGATGATGTACGTCCACTACGCCAAGATCAAGTTGGCCGAGCTGGAGCGCATCACGAGGCAGCGAAACGCGCCCAACAGCCTGCGACGACGCTGA